The segment ACGGACGAGACGATCCGCACCCATCCTTACGAATCGCTTGGCGTCGGTTTCGGGCTGGGATTGCTGGTCGGGTTTTTGCTGAGGCGAAAATAACCGGGCTGGCGGATCCGTCAGGAACCCCGGGCGGCGGGCCGGGGGAGCGTGGGCCTCCTGCCCGCACGAAATCGAAGCCGCCGAGGGCGGCCGCGTTCCCACGCACGCGTCCCCATAAGCGTGGCTCGTGACGTACGGCCTGGCCTATGACCGGCCCGGGGCTACGGGCCCTCAGCTCCGGACTTCCCGCGCCGATGCCCCGTTACATGTGCTCCTCGTAGGTGATGTCGATCTTCGCGAGGAACGCCTTCTTCTTGGCGGCGCCTTGGAACCGAATGCTGTGGGTGAGTTCGTCGTACACGTAGCCGTTCTCCGCGTCGGGCCGCACTTCGTCGCCGTCGACCAGCACGCGCAGGCTCTTGCGGTAGAGCGTTGCACCCGGCGCAACCGGATCGAGCGCGACCGCGACGGTCTCGGCGATACGATCACCGAGCGCGGCGAGCGGCCCGGAAAAGTCGCTCTCGATGTTGAGCACGCTCCCGCCCGTGAGCTCGGCGGCGCGGCGGTGCGAGATGTTGTTGGGTGACACCACCGCGTGCATCTCGAGCTTTCCGCGTTTGTTCCCCTTCGCGATGATGAACGGGCGCAAGACCCAGTAGTTGATGTAGCCGTCGAGCGTCTGGCGTTTCTGCGGGTTGCGCGCGTTGTATTGCTTGAGCAAGTCGGGCAGCTTGCCGTTCTCGATCCACTCGGCCTCGCGCTTGCCGTCGGCTTGTTCCTTCCAGGTGGCCATGCGGGTTTCCTCCTCGTCCATGAAGAAAACCACGATCGTGGGCGCTTCCGGACGGAGGAACGCGTGCTCCTTGTTGTAATAGCCGGCGACGAAATTGTACACGGAGGTGAACGCGGTGCGGTTGCTGTCGCCGTTTGTGCCGACCTTGACGAGTTCGGAGAAAATGCCGTCGGGCGTGCGCGGCGTGACCCACGGCTGATCCATCACCGGTAGCGTCACGAGTGTGCCGTTGCTCGCGACACGCTTGGTCGTCGTTTTCGGCCGGCCGCGGCGGTCGAGCACCGGCTGGCCGGCGCGGTTGAGCTGGATCGAACGGACCTCCTTGAAAAACTGCTGGTCGGCGCGCGAAAACCGCGGATCCGCGTCCACGAAGTCGGTCGTGAGCACGCCGATGCGGTAGTCGAGATCACGCGTGTGAAAGAGCTGCCGAAACCGGCTCAGGTTGGCGGCGATCCGGCTCTGGTGCGCCGCCATCGAGGGCGAATTGTTGATGACGAACACGAGATCCACCTCGCGGCTGCGCGAGCGATCGACCACCACGTGCTTCACGGTGCGGATCGGCTCGACGTGGACTGAGACGACGTTTTCCGCGCCCAGGTGGGGATTGGCCTCGTCGACGGTGTAGTAGCGGAATCGGTCCTCGCCGATGAAACCGGGATTCGGCGCGTAGGTGAGCTGGCCCGTAAGCCGGTCGAGCTTCGCGGTGCCGTTCTGCGGCTTGGCCTTGTCGTCGAGCAGGTACGCAACCTTCGGCGGGGCGATGCCCACGCGGTCGGCCGGCGTGAGGAAATCCTCGTGGCTCGGAACTTTTTGGGTGACGGGCTGGTTGGGGCGAGTGGAGAGGGCGACCTCCTGCACTTTTAATGAGCGTTCCCGGGTCGCCTCGACGTCGAACCTCTGCAGCATTACCGGCGGCGGCGGTTTCACCGCGAGCACCACCGTGTTCTTGAACACGAGCCCCGACGTTTCGTTGCGCACCGTGTAGTCGAACGAGTCCTCGCCGGCGTAATCCTCCTGCGGCCGATAGACAAAATAGCCGAGCCGCGAGGTCTTGGTTTTGAAAAAGTCTGCCTCCTCGCCGGCGCTGGCGAGGCCCACCCGGCCATGCAACGGTTCAGCCGTGATCGTGTAGACCAGATCGTTGCGCGTGTCGGCGCTGAGAATCTCCGGGGCGACGGTCAGCTGCCCATACACGCCGGTGTTCTCCGATTCGAACTCCATCGGCGTGGTCGAAACGATGGCTTCGTTGTCGCTCTGCGCCGCGCGGTCGCCGGCCGGAGCGGGATCGGCTGCGGACGTGGGCGGCTCGGCGGCGAACACCGGGCCGATCGTCAGCAGCAGCGCCAAGCCGGGAACGCGGAGCCATTCGCGGCGGATGATGTCGAGGCTCATGGTGGTTAAGAGTATGCGGCGCATAACTCAGTCCGTCATGTCATCCGCCGCTGGGTTCCGCAAAGCTTCAGTGGCGACCTGCTCGTCGGTGGCGCTCTGGCCAACCATACCCGCCAGTTCCGGCAGGGCCCGGACCTCTCGCAAGTGTCCTTCATCGGGATGCGTTCGAGTGGCCGGTCGCGCGAGATCACGTCGGGCCTCCGCTTCACAACCCCGAGTTGCCGGCCGCTGCCGGCGACGGTCCGGCCGCCGAAGGACCACATTTGAAGACGAACTGCGGGGGGTTGGGCGCGCCTTTCCCGCATCCTTCCCCGGGAAACTGCTCGGCTCTGGACTCCGCGGTCGCGGCCCGAGACGCTCCGCCTCCATGTCTTCCTGGCTCCGCCACACGCGACAGCTCTTCCAGCAACCCGGCTTTACCGGTTTGCTCGCGGCGACCTTCGCGCTGGGCATGGGCTTTTCGTTCGTCTTTCCGTTCCTCTCGCTGTGGGGCACGCAGGCGGTCGGATTCACGCCTTTTCAGTTCGGCGTGTTCATGACGCTGACGTCGCTCAGTTCCGTGTGCGTCACCACGCTGCTCGCCCGCTGGTCCGACACGCACGTGCCCCGCAAGGTGATGCTGTTGCTCGGCAGCGCGTCGGGCGTGCTGGGCTACACCGGGTTTGCGCTCACGCGCCAGCCGCTCGTGCTGGTCGGGCTCGGCGTGACGCTCGTGGCGTTCGCCTCAATTTGTTTTTCCCAATTGTTCGCCACGGCGCGCGACTGGTTCGCCGTCGAGGGGGAGGTCACCTCCGATGTGGCGATCACGTTGAGCGTGGTGCGGGTGTGCTTTTCGTTCGCGTGGACCGCAGGCCCCGCGCTCGGCGCGGCGATTGTCGCGCACTTCGATTTCGTCGGGCTCTTCGCCGGGGCTGCGGCCCTGTATCTGCTGTTTCACCTCGGCGTGTGGCGGTTCGTGCCTTATCAACGCCGCCCGGCGCACGTGGTCGCCGCCGCCGGACGCGTCTCCGTCTGGC is part of the Opitutus terrae PB90-1 genome and harbors:
- a CDS encoding Ig-like domain-containing protein, with product MSLDIIRREWLRVPGLALLLTIGPVFAAEPPTSAADPAPAGDRAAQSDNEAIVSTTPMEFESENTGVYGQLTVAPEILSADTRNDLVYTITAEPLHGRVGLASAGEEADFFKTKTSRLGYFVYRPQEDYAGEDSFDYTVRNETSGLVFKNTVVLAVKPPPPVMLQRFDVEATRERSLKVQEVALSTRPNQPVTQKVPSHEDFLTPADRVGIAPPKVAYLLDDKAKPQNGTAKLDRLTGQLTYAPNPGFIGEDRFRYYTVDEANPHLGAENVVSVHVEPIRTVKHVVVDRSRSREVDLVFVINNSPSMAAHQSRIAANLSRFRQLFHTRDLDYRIGVLTTDFVDADPRFSRADQQFFKEVRSIQLNRAGQPVLDRRGRPKTTTKRVASNGTLVTLPVMDQPWVTPRTPDGIFSELVKVGTNGDSNRTAFTSVYNFVAGYYNKEHAFLRPEAPTIVVFFMDEEETRMATWKEQADGKREAEWIENGKLPDLLKQYNARNPQKRQTLDGYINYWVLRPFIIAKGNKRGKLEMHAVVSPNNISHRRAAELTGGSVLNIESDFSGPLAALGDRIAETVAVALDPVAPGATLYRKSLRVLVDGDEVRPDAENGYVYDELTHSIRFQGAAKKKAFLAKIDITYEEHM
- a CDS encoding sugar efflux transporter, with amino-acid sequence MSSWLRHTRQLFQQPGFTGLLAATFALGMGFSFVFPFLSLWGTQAVGFTPFQFGVFMTLTSLSSVCVTTLLARWSDTHVPRKVMLLLGSASGVLGYTGFALTRQPLVLVGLGVTLVAFASICFSQLFATARDWFAVEGEVTSDVAITLSVVRVCFSFAWTAGPALGAAIVAHFDFVGLFAGAAALYLLFHLGVWRFVPYQRRPAHVVAAAGRVSVWRTLRRPDLLGYFVAFVLVFAAFAMNMMNLPLAITHELGGTAGDLGLVFAVGPAVEIPLMLWFGQLAARGHQLVLIRLGGCTSALYFVLLFTATEVWHVCLMQMLSGMSLAIVGNVAITFFQDLLPEQPGLATTVFANSSSLGNLVGYVAFGALATPLGSHGLIGACALIAIVASLALLWLRPGRPAPAAATVPVGIARP